Proteins encoded by one window of Sulfurospirillum barnesii SES-3:
- a CDS encoding HAL/PAL/TAL family ammonia-lyase: protein MKLTLDNRYISLDEITKATQICISKEPAFQEAFMLGHTFLMNEIKKGKPIYGVTTGYGASGKNYLTYEQSEILQQNLYRFHGCGVGASLSIQASRYALICRLISLAKGKSGISYALLERLELLLEKEIIPVIPSLGSVGASGDLTPLSYIAAVIAGEREVWFEGKIQSTKEVYEKLGITPYVFKPKEALAIMNGTTIMSAIALCALERFEVILSSMESFVAGMFEVLLGDTTPLDAFVHEAKPFNGQIQSAANIQAKIEGSKLTHGRDDRYDKFFEDNDLNIQDTYSMRCAPQVLGVIRDNLAISKKWVEEEINSVNDNPLIDGVNEKIYTSGNFYGGYVAHAMDTLKICAANLADLLDKEFALLVDHKFNRGIGENLKLSKEPYFHGFKAMQITLSSLSADVIKNTTAASIHSRPTESLNQDKVSMGTTAALDFKKMMEPLELMLSIAFIGLAQAIDIRGTHNVSPFLLKSYTTLRKKIPALMEDRRMDVDIAQVQKKLHRGVFA, encoded by the coding sequence ATGAAACTAACCCTAGACAACCGCTATATTTCACTAGACGAGATTACAAAAGCGACACAGATTTGCATTTCAAAAGAGCCTGCTTTTCAAGAGGCGTTTATGTTAGGACATACCTTTTTAATGAATGAAATTAAAAAAGGCAAACCCATTTACGGTGTGACCACAGGGTATGGGGCAAGTGGTAAAAACTACCTCACCTATGAACAAAGTGAAATACTCCAACAAAACCTCTACCGTTTTCACGGCTGTGGCGTAGGCGCATCGCTGAGTATACAAGCTTCTCGTTACGCCCTTATCTGCCGTCTTATCTCCCTTGCAAAAGGCAAATCAGGTATCTCCTATGCCCTTTTAGAGCGTTTGGAGCTTTTACTGGAAAAAGAGATTATTCCTGTGATTCCCTCGTTAGGTTCGGTGGGGGCAAGTGGTGATTTAACACCACTTTCCTACATTGCCGCAGTGATTGCAGGCGAGAGAGAGGTATGGTTTGAGGGAAAAATTCAAAGCACAAAAGAGGTGTATGAAAAGCTAGGCATTACCCCTTATGTTTTTAAGCCCAAAGAAGCCCTCGCCATTATGAATGGTACGACCATTATGAGTGCGATTGCGCTGTGTGCGCTGGAGCGTTTTGAGGTCATCCTCTCAAGCATGGAGTCTTTTGTGGCGGGCATGTTTGAAGTTTTACTGGGCGACACCACCCCACTGGATGCCTTTGTGCATGAAGCTAAACCTTTTAACGGACAAATCCAAAGTGCTGCTAACATTCAAGCTAAAATTGAAGGCTCAAAACTGACTCATGGGCGGGATGATAGGTACGACAAATTTTTTGAGGACAATGACCTTAACATTCAAGATACCTACTCCATGCGTTGCGCACCTCAAGTCTTAGGGGTTATTCGTGACAATTTAGCCATTTCTAAAAAATGGGTGGAAGAGGAGATTAACTCCGTTAATGACAATCCGCTCATTGATGGTGTCAATGAAAAAATTTACACCTCAGGCAATTTTTACGGTGGCTACGTCGCCCATGCAATGGACACACTGAAAATTTGTGCCGCCAATCTTGCCGACCTTTTGGATAAAGAGTTTGCCCTTTTGGTTGACCACAAGTTCAATCGAGGCATTGGCGAAAACCTTAAACTCTCAAAAGAGCCTTATTTTCATGGTTTTAAAGCCATGCAAATTACGCTCAGTTCTCTCAGTGCTGATGTCATTAAAAATACCACCGCAGCATCCATCCATTCACGCCCTACCGAATCGCTTAATCAAGATAAAGTGAGCATGGGAACCACTGCCGCACTCGATTTTAAAAAGATGATGGAGCCTTTGGAATTAATGCTGAGCATCGCTTTCATTGGACTTGCACAAGCCATAGACATTCGAGGTACACACAATGTTTCCCCTTTCTTACTGAAAAGCTACACCACCCTTCGTAAAAAAATACCTGCTTTGATGGAAGATAGACGTATGGATGTGGACATTGCGCAGGTTCAAAAAAAGCTTCATCGAGGGGTTTTTGCATGA
- a CDS encoding SDR family oxidoreductase, producing MKKVLVTGATGCIGEAIVRYFAQEGYFVYIHYHTQKEKAQRLLESIEQGEIIQCDLTNQEAVKIAFESLHVNVLVNNAGITRDKLFFFMEESEWSDVMNANLNSLFYVTKAILPQMMKAKEGSIVNVSSISGVVGNGGQVNYSASKGGINAFTKALCVEVGRYNIRVNAVAPGVIESEMIEHVDKSITQIIPCKRLGKPEEVAEVIFFLGDKATYINGEVINISGGMVR from the coding sequence ATGAAAAAAGTCTTAGTCACAGGAGCGACTGGGTGCATTGGTGAAGCCATTGTACGTTATTTTGCACAAGAGGGCTACTTTGTCTACATTCACTACCATACCCAAAAAGAGAAGGCGCAACGCCTGCTTGAGAGCATTGAGCAGGGCGAAATCATCCAATGCGATTTAACCAATCAAGAAGCAGTCAAAATAGCTTTTGAATCTTTACATGTAAATGTCTTAGTCAATAACGCAGGCATTACCCGTGACAAACTCTTCTTCTTTATGGAAGAGAGTGAATGGAGCGATGTTATGAATGCCAATCTTAACAGCCTCTTTTATGTTACCAAAGCGATTTTACCGCAGATGATGAAAGCCAAAGAGGGCTCGATTGTGAATGTCTCTTCGATTTCAGGCGTGGTAGGCAATGGAGGACAGGTGAACTACTCTGCGAGTAAAGGGGGCATTAACGCCTTTACTAAAGCCTTATGTGTTGAAGTTGGACGCTACAACATTCGTGTCAATGCGGTAGCCCCTGGGGTGATTGAATCGGAGATGATTGAACATGTGGATAAATCCATTACCCAAATCATCCCCTGCAAACGCTTAGGCAAACCCGAAGAGGTCGCTGAAGTCATCTTTTTCTTGGGCGATAAAGCTACTTACATTAATGGCGAGGTGATTAATATCAGTGGTGGGATGGTGAGATAA